A genome region from Populus alba chromosome 5, ASM523922v2, whole genome shotgun sequence includes the following:
- the LOC118030025 gene encoding GATA transcription factor 5, producing the protein MERVEGALKTSCRKEMAVKFSPQVLDDFWAVNVTNGMSSDDFSVDELLDFSNVNGFIEDEEKPCVVSVSHKQETLKEDKNNERSPYFAVKEDFVSVPTSELCVPTDDLASLEWLSHFVEDSNSEYAAPFPAIVLPPETEKENFVEQEKSVLTEPCFKTPVPAKARSKRTRTGVRVWPLGSPTLTESSTSSSSSTSSSSPSSPRLIRTTPLLNAEPLWFEKPVVKGMKKKPSLHAAASGGGGGSHSSRRCSHCGIQKTPQWRAGPNGSKTLCNACGVRYKSGRLLPEYRPACSPTFSKELHSNHHRKVLEMRRKKEILGQTEPGLVQSVVPSCG; encoded by the exons ATGGAACGTGTTGAAGGCGCTTTGAAGACCAGTTGTAGAAAAGAAATGGCCGTGAAATTTAGCCCACAAGTGCTAGATGATTTTTGGGCAGTTAATGTTACGAACGGCATGTCCTCCGATGATTTTTCTGTAGACGAACTCTTAGACTTTTCTAATGTAAACGGCTTcattgaagatgaagaaaaacctTGTGTTGTCTCTGTTTCTCATAAACAAGAAACCCTCAAAGAAGACAAAAATAACGAGAGGAGTCCTTATTTTGCTGTCAAAGAAGACTTTGTTTCTGTTCCTACAAGTGAACTTTGTGTGCCG ACGGATGATTTAGCAAGTCTTGAATGGTTGTCACATTTTGTGGAGGATTCCAACTCGGAATATGCTGCACCGTTTCCGGCAATCGTTTTGCCGCCGGAGACGGAAAAAGAGAACTTTGTTGAACAGGAGAAGTCGGTGCTAACAGAGCCTTGTTTCAAGACTCCGGTTCCGGCCAAGGCTAGAAGCAAGAGAACAAGAACTGGTGTCAGAGTCTGGCCACTGGGGTCTCCTACTTTAACAGAATCATCAACAAGTTCTTCCTCTTCAACATCCTCGTCAAGCCCTTCAAGCCCTAGGTTAATTCGCACCACACCCCTTTTGAATGCTGAACCGCTTTGGTTTGAGAAACCGGTAGTTAAGGGGATGAAGAAAAAACCATCTCTTCATGCGGCGGCaagcggtggtggtggtggttccCACTCGTCAAGGAGGTGCAGCCATTGTGGGATTCAAAAGACGCCACAATGGAGAGCCGGTCCAAATGGTTCCAAAACCCTTTGTAATGCGTGTGGGGTTCGATACAAGTCCGGTCGGTTACTGCCCGAGTACAGACCGGCTTGTAGCCCAACTTTTTCGAAGGAGTTGCACTCGAATCATCATCGCAAGGTGCTTGAAATGCGAAGGAAAAAGGAGATTTTGGGCCAGACCGAACCAGGTCTGGTTCAATCCGTGGTTCCGAGTTGTGGATAG